The following coding sequences lie in one Sphingobium sp. KCTC 72723 genomic window:
- a CDS encoding SDR family NAD(P)-dependent oxidoreductase — MKILDGKVALVSGSGRGIGKAIALKLARNGAHIVVNDLDDDVANATAAEIEALGVRAVVCVGDVTALDFGEKFVAAAVEAFGTIDIIINNAGYAWDSVLQKTSDEQWMAMLDVHLSAPFRILRAAQPVIAAAAKAEIAQHGRATRRTVVNISSVAGLGGNPGQAGYAAGKAGIVGLTKTVMKEWGRYNVTVNAVAFGAIMTRMTAGEAGSSTIKVKGKDIKAGVSDEILEAMEKGIPLGRAGTPEEAAGAVYLLCLPEADYITGQVIVAGGGWQL, encoded by the coding sequence GTGAAGATATTGGACGGTAAGGTCGCTCTGGTTTCCGGGTCAGGTCGCGGGATCGGCAAAGCGATCGCACTTAAGCTGGCGCGCAATGGCGCGCATATTGTCGTCAACGACCTAGACGATGATGTCGCCAACGCGACGGCCGCAGAGATAGAGGCGCTGGGCGTGCGTGCGGTGGTGTGCGTGGGGGACGTGACTGCGCTGGATTTTGGCGAAAAATTCGTTGCCGCTGCCGTCGAAGCCTTTGGTACGATCGACATCATCATTAACAATGCCGGCTATGCCTGGGATTCGGTGCTACAGAAAACCAGCGACGAACAATGGATGGCGATGCTGGACGTGCATCTGAGCGCACCGTTCCGTATTTTGCGTGCTGCGCAGCCGGTCATTGCGGCAGCCGCCAAGGCGGAAATCGCGCAGCATGGTCGCGCGACGCGGCGCACCGTCGTCAATATTTCTTCGGTCGCCGGGCTGGGCGGCAATCCGGGGCAGGCGGGCTATGCTGCGGGCAAAGCGGGGATCGTGGGCCTGACCAAAACGGTGATGAAGGAATGGGGCCGCTATAATGTGACGGTTAACGCCGTCGCATTTGGTGCGATCATGACGCGGATGACGGCCGGCGAAGCGGGCAGTTCGACCATCAAGGTCAAGGGCAAAGATATCAAGGCCGGGGTCAGCGACGAAATATTGGAAGCGATGGAAAAGGGTATCCCATTGGGTCGCGCCGGAACGCCGGAGGAAGCGGCGGGCGCGGTCTATCTGCTGTGCCTGCCCGAAGCGGACTATATCACAGGGCAGGTCATCGTCGCGGGTGGCGGGTGGCAGCTATAG
- a CDS encoding acyl-CoA dehydrogenase family protein: MKRLIFEAEHEQFRDSVVKFMSAEVGAHAERFREQGIVDRELYLKAGAQGLLCTWADEKYGGAGIDDFRFEQIIIEENMRHGDVGFYINLHNDLVAPYIAKLGNDEQKDRWMPGIVSGEKILAVAMTEPSTGSDLAGMRTSATDQGDHWLLNGAKTYISNGILGDLIVVAARTDPNSRHGLGLFVVERGMDGFERGRKLAKMGLKAQDTAELFFNDVKVPKANVLGDPTQGFKYLARFLAQERLVAAIGFMATAQTAFDITLDYVKERKAFGKPIGAFQNTRFKMASMRAELDALQTYVDQCVLLLNAGELTAEDASAAKLLSSELEGRVMDECVQLHGGAGYMEEYRISRMYTDARISRIFAGTSEIMREIIGRGLGLDERKLS; this comes from the coding sequence ATGAAACGCCTGATCTTCGAAGCGGAGCATGAACAGTTTCGCGACAGCGTCGTCAAATTCATGAGCGCCGAAGTCGGCGCCCATGCCGAGCGGTTCCGTGAACAGGGCATCGTTGATCGCGAACTCTATCTCAAGGCCGGGGCGCAGGGTTTGCTCTGCACCTGGGCAGACGAGAAATATGGCGGCGCGGGGATCGACGATTTCCGCTTCGAACAGATCATCATCGAAGAAAATATGCGCCATGGCGATGTGGGTTTCTACATCAACCTGCATAATGATCTCGTCGCGCCCTATATCGCCAAGCTGGGCAATGATGAACAGAAGGACCGCTGGATGCCCGGCATCGTCAGCGGGGAAAAGATCCTTGCCGTCGCGATGACCGAGCCTTCGACCGGCAGCGACCTGGCCGGGATGCGCACCAGCGCCACCGATCAGGGCGACCATTGGCTGCTCAATGGCGCGAAAACCTATATTTCCAACGGCATATTGGGCGACCTGATCGTCGTCGCCGCGCGCACCGATCCCAACAGCCGCCACGGCCTGGGCCTGTTCGTGGTCGAACGCGGCATGGACGGGTTCGAACGCGGGCGCAAACTCGCCAAGATGGGCCTGAAGGCGCAGGATACCGCCGAACTCTTCTTCAACGATGTGAAGGTGCCAAAGGCCAATGTGCTGGGTGATCCGACCCAGGGCTTCAAATATCTCGCCCGCTTCCTGGCGCAGGAGCGGCTGGTGGCCGCAATCGGCTTCATGGCGACGGCGCAGACCGCCTTCGACATCACGCTGGATTATGTGAAGGAGCGTAAGGCGTTCGGCAAACCGATCGGCGCGTTCCAGAATACCCGGTTCAAGATGGCGTCGATGCGCGCCGAACTGGATGCACTCCAGACCTATGTCGACCAGTGTGTCCTGCTGCTCAACGCGGGCGAATTGACGGCGGAAGATGCGTCGGCAGCCAAGTTGTTGAGCAGCGAACTGGAGGGTCGGGTGATGGACGAATGCGTCCAGTTGCACGGCGGCGCGGGCTATATGGAAGAATATCGCATCAGCCGGATGTATACCGACGCGCGGATCAGTCGTATCTTTGCTGGCACCAGCGAAATCATGCGCGAAATTATCGGGCGCGGGCTGGGGCTGGACGAGCGCAAGCTGTCCTGA
- a CDS encoding SDR family oxidoreductase — translation MSDLFSLAGKSALVTGGAQGLGRMIAEGLLRAGATVAITSRKADICEAAASEMSVLGNCIPLPADLSTPEAAVDLVARYRIAVGACHILVNNAGKTWGGEIDSFPDKAWPGVMAVNVQTPFTMVRELLPELGAAGTADDPARIINIGSVAGMKTERLSAYSYAASKAAVHMMTRDLAGDLAARNITVNAVIPGFFPTKMTAHMRDEDSVDAGLLAHIPLGRLGKPDDIAGIVVFLCSRAGAYVTGAQIPVDGGVVGCG, via the coding sequence GTGAGCGACCTGTTCAGTCTGGCGGGTAAATCTGCGCTCGTTACCGGCGGGGCGCAGGGGCTTGGCCGGATGATTGCCGAAGGGCTGCTGCGTGCGGGCGCGACTGTAGCGATCACGTCGCGCAAGGCGGATATTTGCGAAGCGGCCGCCAGCGAAATGTCCGTACTGGGAAACTGCATCCCTTTGCCCGCCGATCTTTCGACACCCGAAGCGGCGGTCGATCTGGTCGCCCGCTATCGCATTGCGGTGGGCGCGTGCCACATTCTCGTCAACAATGCAGGCAAGACCTGGGGCGGCGAGATAGACAGCTTCCCCGACAAGGCATGGCCCGGCGTGATGGCCGTCAATGTCCAGACGCCCTTTACCATGGTGCGCGAATTGCTGCCCGAACTGGGCGCCGCGGGGACGGCTGACGATCCGGCGCGGATCATCAATATCGGGTCAGTCGCGGGCATGAAGACCGAGCGGCTGAGCGCCTACAGCTATGCCGCCAGCAAGGCGGCTGTCCATATGATGACCCGCGATCTGGCGGGCGATCTGGCCGCGCGCAACATCACGGTGAATGCGGTCATTCCCGGCTTCTTCCCGACCAAGATGACGGCGCATATGCGCGATGAGGACAGCGTTGACGCGGGATTGCTGGCCCATATTCCGCTGGGTCGCCTGGGCAAGCCGGACGACATCGCCGGGATCGTCGTGTTTCTATGTTCGCGGGCGGGCGCCTATGTCACCGGCGCGCAGATTCCCGTGGATGGCGGCGTGGTAGGATGCGGCTGA
- a CDS encoding 3-hydroxyacyl-CoA dehydrogenase NAD-binding domain-containing protein, protein MKTMQLQKADDGFAILTLNAEGSMNVVNDAFIADMEAATKQIAEDDGIKGVILTSAKASFMAGADLKQLVNGFGTLTAGQAYAFSKRATDMHRAIEQSGKPWVAAINGLALGGGFELALACHRRILVDDAKVQVGLPEVNVGLLPGSGGTVRLGLIAGMKTALDLLLSGRSVGPAEALKLRIVDEVAPADALIGAAKAWLATAPDPVKPWDVKGWTPPQKKGLTVPEDSTAYMMAAGGIAKVGYNQPAPLAILNCVFQGLQLPFDKALTVEGKYFAKLLTDPVARNIIRTTFISKLAAEKGARRPEGFPKFAAKKVGVLGAGMMGAGIAYVSANAGIEVILIDRDTATAQKGKDYAAKVLGKLIEKGKTTQDKADAILARITPTDDFALLNGCDLVVEAVFEDTGIKAETTRKAEAVLPDHAVFASNTSTLPISQLAQASQHPDQFIGLHFFSPVERMGLVEVIMGKQTSKATLAKGLDYIAQLRKTPIVVNDSRGFYTSRVFQMLIHEGAAMLAEGVPPAVIENAAKAVGMPVGPLALLDELTLDLPLKIVDQAIAEEGDAYTPPAGVAVMRRMKDEIGRSSRKAGGAFYDYPEGGKKHLWKGLADHFPTKAGWDIEEIKQRYLYAQAMETARCLEENVLETPQDADLGAIYGWGFPAWTGGTISYIDTIGIETFVQESDRLAQLYGPRFLPSAWLRDKAARGEDFYTPASETTVKEPVPA, encoded by the coding sequence ATGAAGACCATGCAACTGCAAAAGGCCGATGACGGCTTTGCGATCCTGACCCTCAATGCCGAAGGGTCGATGAACGTCGTCAATGATGCTTTCATCGCCGACATGGAAGCGGCGACGAAGCAGATCGCGGAAGATGACGGCATCAAGGGCGTCATTCTGACATCGGCCAAGGCCAGCTTCATGGCGGGCGCGGACCTCAAGCAACTGGTCAACGGCTTCGGCACGCTGACTGCAGGCCAAGCCTACGCCTTTTCCAAGCGCGCGACTGACATGCACCGGGCGATCGAACAGTCGGGCAAGCCATGGGTCGCGGCGATCAACGGGCTGGCGCTGGGCGGCGGGTTCGAACTCGCGCTCGCCTGCCATCGACGGATATTGGTGGACGATGCAAAGGTGCAGGTCGGCCTGCCCGAAGTCAATGTGGGCCTGCTCCCCGGATCGGGCGGCACGGTGCGTCTGGGCCTGATCGCGGGCATGAAGACCGCGCTCGACCTGCTGCTGTCGGGTCGTTCGGTCGGCCCGGCTGAAGCGCTGAAGCTGAGAATCGTGGACGAAGTCGCGCCCGCCGATGCGCTGATCGGTGCGGCCAAAGCCTGGCTTGCGACCGCGCCCGATCCGGTCAAGCCATGGGACGTCAAGGGCTGGACCCCGCCGCAGAAAAAGGGGCTGACCGTCCCTGAAGACTCGACCGCTTACATGATGGCGGCAGGGGGCATCGCCAAGGTCGGCTATAATCAACCCGCCCCGCTGGCGATCCTCAACTGCGTGTTTCAGGGGCTGCAATTGCCGTTCGACAAGGCACTGACCGTCGAGGGCAAATATTTCGCCAAGCTGCTGACTGATCCGGTCGCGCGCAACATCATCCGCACCACTTTCATCTCGAAACTGGCCGCCGAAAAGGGTGCGCGCCGTCCCGAAGGCTTCCCCAAATTCGCGGCGAAGAAGGTCGGCGTGCTGGGCGCAGGCATGATGGGCGCTGGCATCGCCTATGTCTCCGCCAATGCAGGGATAGAGGTCATCCTGATCGACCGCGACACCGCGACCGCGCAAAAGGGCAAGGATTATGCGGCCAAAGTGTTGGGCAAGCTGATCGAAAAGGGCAAGACGACGCAGGACAAGGCCGACGCCATCCTGGCCCGCATCACCCCGACCGACGATTTCGCACTGCTCAATGGCTGCGACCTGGTGGTAGAGGCCGTGTTCGAGGATACCGGGATCAAGGCCGAAACGACACGCAAGGCCGAAGCGGTCCTGCCCGACCATGCCGTGTTTGCCTCCAACACGTCGACCCTGCCGATTTCGCAACTGGCGCAGGCATCGCAGCACCCCGACCAGTTTATCGGTCTGCACTTCTTCTCGCCGGTCGAACGCATGGGGCTGGTCGAAGTCATCATGGGCAAGCAGACGAGCAAGGCAACGCTGGCCAAGGGGCTGGATTATATCGCCCAGTTGCGCAAGACACCGATCGTCGTCAACGACAGCCGGGGCTTCTACACCAGCCGCGTGTTCCAGATGCTGATCCACGAAGGCGCGGCGATGCTGGCCGAAGGGGTGCCGCCTGCGGTGATCGAGAACGCTGCCAAGGCGGTGGGGATGCCCGTCGGCCCACTGGCGCTTCTGGACGAACTGACGCTCGACCTGCCGCTCAAGATTGTGGATCAGGCTATTGCCGAGGAAGGCGACGCCTATACGCCGCCTGCTGGCGTTGCCGTCATGCGCCGGATGAAGGACGAGATTGGCCGCTCCAGCCGCAAAGCAGGCGGGGCGTTTTACGACTATCCTGAAGGCGGCAAGAAGCATCTGTGGAAGGGGCTGGCCGATCATTTTCCCACCAAAGCTGGCTGGGATATCGAGGAAATCAAGCAACGATATCTCTATGCGCAGGCGATGGAAACCGCCCGCTGCCTGGAAGAAAATGTGCTGGAAACGCCGCAGGATGCCGACCTTGGCGCCATTTACGGCTGGGGCTTCCCGGCGTGGACCGGCGGCACAATCAGCTATATCGACACCATCGGTATCGAAACATTCGTGCAGGAATCTGATCGTCTGGCGCAGCTTTACGGCCCGCGCTTCCTGCCGTCCGCCTGGCTGCGTGACAAGGCGGCGCGGGGCGAAGATTTCTACACCCCCGCCAGCGAAACCACGGTCAAGGAGCCGGTCCCGGCATGA
- a CDS encoding nuclear transport factor 2 family protein: MTHSPQILADRIAIEECLYRYAHLIDAMQYHRIADEIFTPDGIIDFGGALAVGRDAIHAQCMTYQGALLGCSHNVTNVVIEVDGDEARAASRILAWHWFAIPDADPLRPTDLLAVGGYEDRLRRTPDGWRIHERRGLNFGTGVGAGQVPEAMRPIFAGMQGRSPTWPA; the protein is encoded by the coding sequence ATGACGCACAGCCCCCAAATTCTGGCAGATCGTATCGCGATAGAGGAATGTCTGTATCGCTACGCGCATCTGATCGATGCAATGCAATATCACCGGATTGCCGACGAAATATTCACGCCCGACGGGATCATCGATTTCGGCGGAGCGCTGGCCGTGGGGCGGGATGCCATCCATGCGCAATGCATGACCTATCAGGGCGCTTTGCTGGGCTGCTCCCATAATGTCACCAATGTCGTGATCGAGGTGGATGGTGACGAGGCCCGCGCGGCCAGTCGCATCCTGGCCTGGCACTGGTTCGCCATTCCCGACGCCGACCCGCTCCGCCCTACCGATCTGCTGGCCGTGGGCGGATATGAAGACCGGCTACGGCGCACGCCTGACGGCTGGCGCATCCATGAACGGCGTGGTCTGAATTTCGGCACAGGCGTGGGCGCGGGGCAGGTGCCCGAAGCCATGCGGCCTATCTTTGCAGGGATGCAGGGGCGATCGCCGACCTGGCCAGCCTGA
- a CDS encoding LuxR C-terminal-related transcriptional regulator, whose amino-acid sequence MAVVPTIVLPPRITPTLIKRPALAALTDKVAQSRMTMVAAPAGSGKTTAMLFWAELLRAQGRPILWLAARAGIGNKISFLLALKAAGVAARLDWTNLDGDTDDAVWLKTLSTVTEPKPVIIIDDAQLLDEPTLAFIAQLSSSARDGLTMIVAARGVVGLPLARMRALGFLVEVGNADLSLTLAEATQLVTMSVGAPIDSQNLQDIVRDTQGWVSGVVIACDLYRRGGQGGGNMRLTGLRPEFAEYFHEEVVGQQPDDVRRFLVDTSILDDLTPSACAAVTGDEDARVMLDRVFRQGLFLNAIDQEHSRYAYHRLFREMVLGRLMDRAPARAAMMHCRASDHFAATGEIVKAIEHARLSGDQAFLAGQLDRLAEQLTYSGYLYRIDELGAELPWSVLAQHPYLLLALAWRRIRQLSFAAADRLIATARSIHDARIKNDDISAHDAEQLDLMIRHRLVMLAAARDDMVKVEAEAEPLLTEMAESHAYLSCTLLAQLMSARRELYHFQDMLKLEAETRRALSRPGSDFASIALKASVAPTLMAQGKTQLAQRFLDEALTLAREIHGEGSGLAALPALPMAELLYDAGDMDRAAELVERHLPVVRQWGFADQMASGYIVNARLRAARGDMPGALSTLNDAHLVAIECGLDRMRAFIVAEEVRLLIKAGQIEEAERHFAAGDLQLEGEPIPTLHPTRRNESIAIAWLRIEMQRHRLGRARKVAYRWLEFVKRAGAVRSAVTFELLLAEIAVLQGNRSEARRAVRTAVEMAEPAGWVRTFIDEGEVISTLLTEAYSQGPELETPADRFAVRLVSMMRSGPQIETDEEGDEDFGLTGRLANREVDILTMVSGGLRNREIGDRLGLTEGTVKWYMQQIYDKLGVRRRPQAVLRARQLGILP is encoded by the coding sequence ATGGCCGTTGTCCCGACAATCGTCCTGCCGCCCCGTATAACGCCGACGCTGATAAAGCGTCCGGCGCTGGCCGCATTGACCGACAAGGTCGCCCAATCACGCATGACGATGGTGGCTGCGCCCGCAGGCAGTGGTAAAACTACCGCAATGCTGTTTTGGGCGGAATTGCTGCGCGCGCAGGGGCGGCCCATATTGTGGCTCGCGGCAAGGGCGGGGATTGGCAACAAGATTTCGTTCCTGCTCGCGCTCAAAGCTGCCGGGGTTGCAGCCCGATTGGACTGGACAAATCTGGACGGTGATACCGATGATGCGGTCTGGCTGAAAACCCTGTCGACCGTGACAGAGCCAAAGCCGGTTATCATCATAGACGATGCCCAGTTGCTGGACGAGCCTACGTTGGCGTTCATCGCGCAATTATCCTCCAGCGCCCGTGACGGGTTGACCATGATCGTCGCGGCGCGGGGTGTCGTTGGCCTGCCCCTGGCGCGGATGCGGGCGCTCGGCTTTCTGGTCGAAGTCGGCAATGCCGATCTGTCGCTCACTCTGGCCGAAGCTACCCAGTTAGTGACGATGAGCGTCGGCGCGCCGATCGATTCGCAGAATTTGCAGGATATTGTCCGCGATACCCAGGGTTGGGTGTCGGGCGTCGTGATTGCCTGTGATCTCTACCGGCGCGGCGGACAGGGCGGTGGCAATATGCGGCTGACCGGGTTGCGCCCGGAATTTGCCGAATATTTCCATGAAGAAGTGGTTGGCCAGCAGCCCGACGATGTACGCCGCTTTCTGGTCGATACATCGATATTGGACGATCTGACCCCTTCGGCTTGCGCGGCGGTGACCGGCGACGAAGACGCGCGGGTTATGCTGGATCGCGTCTTTCGCCAGGGTTTGTTCCTCAACGCCATCGATCAGGAACATAGCCGCTACGCCTATCACCGCCTGTTCCGCGAGATGGTGCTTGGCCGCCTGATGGATCGCGCGCCGGCCCGCGCGGCCATGATGCATTGCCGCGCGAGCGATCATTTCGCTGCGACTGGCGAAATCGTCAAAGCCATCGAACATGCGCGACTGAGCGGTGATCAGGCCTTTCTGGCGGGGCAACTGGACCGGCTGGCGGAACAGTTGACCTATTCGGGCTATCTTTACAGGATCGACGAACTGGGGGCGGAACTGCCCTGGTCGGTGCTTGCCCAGCATCCCTATCTGCTGCTGGCATTGGCGTGGCGACGGATACGGCAATTATCCTTCGCTGCTGCCGACCGGCTGATTGCGACGGCACGGTCGATCCATGACGCACGCATCAAGAATGACGATATATCCGCGCATGATGCCGAACAGCTCGACCTGATGATCCGGCATCGTCTGGTCATGCTGGCGGCGGCGCGCGACGATATGGTGAAAGTGGAGGCGGAGGCCGAGCCTTTGCTGACGGAAATGGCCGAAAGCCATGCCTATCTGAGCTGCACTTTGCTGGCGCAATTAATGTCGGCGCGGCGCGAACTATATCATTTTCAGGACATGCTGAAACTGGAGGCGGAAACGCGGCGCGCGCTTTCGCGCCCCGGATCGGACTTTGCTTCGATTGCGCTCAAGGCATCGGTCGCACCGACCCTGATGGCGCAGGGCAAGACGCAATTGGCGCAGCGTTTCCTGGATGAAGCGCTGACTTTGGCCAGGGAAATCCATGGTGAAGGTTCCGGTCTGGCTGCGCTGCCTGCGCTGCCGATGGCAGAATTATTATATGATGCGGGGGATATGGACCGTGCGGCAGAACTGGTCGAACGTCATTTGCCCGTCGTGCGGCAATGGGGTTTTGCAGACCAGATGGCGTCGGGCTATATCGTCAATGCCCGGCTGCGCGCCGCGCGCGGCGACATGCCCGGCGCGCTGTCCACGCTTAACGATGCGCATCTGGTCGCGATCGAGTGTGGGCTGGACCGGATGCGGGCGTTCATCGTGGCGGAAGAAGTCCGGCTGCTGATCAAGGCAGGGCAGATCGAGGAGGCCGAACGGCATTTTGCGGCGGGCGACCTGCAACTGGAAGGGGAACCGATCCCGACCTTGCATCCCACGCGCCGTAACGAAAGCATTGCCATTGCCTGGCTGCGGATCGAGATGCAGCGCCACCGCCTGGGCCGCGCGCGCAAGGTCGCCTATCGCTGGCTGGAATTTGTAAAGCGCGCGGGCGCTGTGCGATCGGCAGTCACGTTCGAACTGTTGCTGGCGGAAATCGCGGTGTTGCAGGGCAATCGTTCGGAAGCCCGGCGTGCCGTGCGAACCGCCGTCGAAATGGCCGAGCCGGCGGGATGGGTCCGCACCTTCATCGACGAAGGCGAAGTCATCTCTACGCTGTTGACCGAAGCCTATTCGCAAGGGCCGGAACTGGAAACGCCGGCCGACCGCTTCGCCGTACGGCTCGTGTCGATGATGCGCAGCGGCCCGCAGATCGAAACCGATGAGGAGGGTGACGAGGATTTTGGCCTGACCGGCCGCCTGGCCAACCGTGAAGTCGACATATTGACCATGGTCAGCGGGGGATTACGCAACCGCGAAATCGGCGATCGCCTCGGCCTGACCGAAGGCACGGTCAAATGGTATATGCAGCAGATCTACGACAAGCTGGGGGTGCGGCGGCGCCCTCAGGCGGTGTTGCGGGCGCGCCAATTGGGCATCCTGCCCTGA
- a CDS encoding MaoC/PaaZ C-terminal domain-containing protein: MLNLDRLRGFTIPAAEDMCDPRSAILYALGVGAGLGAIDEQHLVFERDLAVLPTMALVLGTPGFWPMAGELGWDWPRILHGEQSLRLLRPLELGQLVHGRIEIGDVADKGPGKPALVRAKRTLMTPTDLVIAEMEETWVLRGAGGFGGPRDLPGQMATAMPDEPAHVLLDLPTAINQALLYRLTGDRNPLHSDAGTAALAGFDRPVLHGLATMGLVSRALVHLCCGGQAALLTGMSGRFTAPVWPGETVRTEIWRDGDDILFRASVPDRSVVVMDGGRACVAGF, from the coding sequence ATGTTGAACCTGGATCGCCTGCGGGGCTTCACCATTCCGGCTGCCGAGGATATGTGCGATCCGCGCAGCGCCATCCTCTATGCGCTGGGCGTGGGTGCCGGGTTGGGTGCGATCGACGAGCAGCATCTGGTCTTCGAACGCGATCTGGCGGTGCTGCCGACTATGGCGCTGGTGCTGGGTACGCCGGGTTTCTGGCCGATGGCCGGCGAACTGGGCTGGGACTGGCCGCGCATCCTGCACGGGGAACAGAGTTTGCGGCTGCTGCGTCCGCTGGAACTGGGCCAGTTGGTGCATGGCCGGATCGAGATTGGCGATGTCGCCGACAAGGGGCCGGGCAAGCCTGCGCTGGTGCGGGCAAAGCGAACGCTGATGACCCCGACCGATCTGGTGATTGCGGAGATGGAAGAGACTTGGGTGCTGCGCGGCGCGGGCGGTTTTGGCGGGCCGCGCGATCTGCCGGGTCAGATGGCGACCGCGATGCCCGACGAACCGGCCCATGTCCTGCTCGACCTGCCGACAGCGATCAATCAGGCGCTGCTCTATCGCCTGACCGGAGATCGCAATCCACTGCATAGCGACGCAGGGACGGCAGCTTTGGCAGGGTTCGATCGACCCGTTTTGCATGGGCTGGCGACTATGGGGCTGGTAAGCCGGGCGCTGGTTCACCTGTGTTGCGGCGGCCAAGCGGCGCTGTTGACCGGGATGAGTGGGCGTTTCACGGCACCTGTTTGGCCGGGGGAAACGGTGCGGACCGAAATCTGGCGCGATGGCGATGACATATTGTTTCGGGCAAGCGTCCCCGACCGCAGCGTCGTGGTAATGGATGGCGGACGTGCTTGCGTCGCCGGATTTTGA
- a CDS encoding zinc-binding alcohol dehydrogenase family protein — MKALYLEKIDGPDSVVVTDVETPVPGPGEVRVAIKAASINHRELFITHGQYPGMTVPATLGCDGAGVVDMIGAGVSGVNEGDEVVLYPARNWGPSRHAPAADFGLLGMPFAGTIAEYICVPVENLAPKPAFMSFEEAGAMPLTALTSWRALMFKGRLQAGETLLISGVGGGVATFGLAFAVAKGANVYVTGENQDVINRAIAMGAKGGLLYTDPDWRKQVGKLTGGIDVVLDGAPSPSFSNYVRAINPGARIVIYGSTAGNEIKVNATDIFLKSASIVGSQVGDPQDFQEMLAFADEHQIKPVIEATYPLAQAKEALLHLRDAHKFGKVVVTM; from the coding sequence ATGAAGGCGCTGTATCTCGAAAAGATCGACGGACCCGATTCCGTAGTAGTGACGGATGTCGAAACCCCCGTGCCGGGTCCGGGCGAGGTTCGCGTCGCGATCAAGGCTGCGTCGATCAATCATCGCGAACTGTTCATCACCCACGGCCAATATCCGGGCATGACCGTTCCAGCGACGCTGGGTTGCGACGGCGCGGGTGTCGTGGACATGATCGGCGCAGGCGTTTCCGGCGTGAACGAAGGCGACGAGGTCGTCCTCTATCCCGCGCGCAACTGGGGTCCAAGCCGCCATGCCCCTGCCGCCGATTTCGGCCTGTTGGGGATGCCCTTTGCCGGGACGATCGCCGAATATATCTGCGTGCCGGTCGAAAATCTGGCGCCCAAACCGGCCTTCATGAGCTTCGAGGAAGCTGGTGCGATGCCGCTGACCGCGCTCACGTCATGGCGCGCGCTGATGTTCAAGGGCCGGTTGCAGGCAGGCGAGACGCTGCTGATCAGCGGCGTAGGCGGCGGTGTCGCAACCTTTGGCTTGGCCTTTGCGGTCGCCAAGGGGGCTAATGTCTATGTAACCGGCGAAAATCAGGACGTGATCAACCGCGCCATCGCCATGGGGGCCAAGGGCGGCCTGCTCTACACCGATCCCGACTGGCGCAAACAGGTCGGCAAGCTGACCGGCGGCATCGACGTCGTGCTGGACGGCGCACCTTCGCCCAGCTTTTCCAACTATGTCCGCGCCATCAATCCGGGCGCGCGCATCGTCATCTACGGTTCGACCGCAGGCAATGAGATCAAGGTCAACGCGACTGACATCTTCCTCAAAAGCGCCAGCATCGTCGGCAGTCAGGTCGGCGACCCGCAGGATTTTCAGGAAATGCTGGCGTTTGCGGACGAACATCAGATCAAGCCGGTCATCGAAGCCACTTATCCATTGGCTCAGGCCAAGGAAGCGCTGCTCCACCTGCGCGACGCCCATAAATTCGGCAAAGTCGTGGTGACGATGTGA